In Sphaeramia orbicularis chromosome 14, fSphaOr1.1, whole genome shotgun sequence, the following are encoded in one genomic region:
- the ubtd2 gene encoding ubiquitin domain-containing protein 2: MGGCVGSHHDSSGSLNENSDGTGVALGRNQPLKRERPKWKSDYPMTEGQLRSKRDEFWDTAPAFEGRKEIWDALRAAASAFESNDHLLAQAILDGASITLPHGALTECYDELGNRYQLPVYCLSPPVNMIEERSDEPDGSDPDSGAADPSTGSASDPGSGGECQLRLRLSTGRDLRLAVRSTDTVGMMKRRLQSQEGVPATTQRWFFSGRPLTDRLRLDQLNISRDYVVQVILSQPPAPVSTPGHTQGASGPVEGEGVAALSQEPTPVEN; the protein is encoded by the exons ATGGGTGGCTGTGTCGGGAGCCACCACGACTCTTCGGGCAGCTTAAACGAGAACTCGGACGGCACTGGAG TGGCTCTAGGGCGTAACCAGCCCCTGAAGAGAGAGCGGCctaaatggaaaagtgactacccAATGACTGAAGGCCAGCTGCGCAGCAAGAGAGATGAGTTCTGGGATACAGCGCCAGCATTCGAGGGCCGGAAAGAAATCTGGGATGCGCTACGAGCAGCGGCCAGCGCCTTTGAGAGCAATGACCACCTGCTGGCTCAGGCCATCCTGGACGGGGCCAGCATTACACTGCCGCACG GAGCTCTGACTGAATGTTACGATGAACTGGGGAACAGATACCAGCTACCCGTCTACTGCCTTTCCCCTCCTGTCAACATGATTGAGGAACGCTCCGATGAGCCTGACGGTTCCGATCCAGACTCTGGGGCTGCGGATCCATCCACGGGCAGCGCCAGCGACCCAGGCTCAGGAGGGGAGTGTCAGCTTCGCCTACGACTCTCCACTGGACGTGACCTCAGGTTGGCGGTCCGCTCTACAGACACAGTGGGCATGATGAAGCGGCGTCTACAAAGTCAGGAGGGCGTACCCGCCACGACCCAGCGCTGGTTTTTCTCAGGTCGGCCGCTTACAGACAGGCTGCGCTTGGACCAGCTCAACATCTCCAGAGACTACGTAGTGCAGGTCATCCTCAGCCAGCCACCAGCGCCTGTATCCACTCCAGGACATACACAAGGGGCCTCCGGTCCTGtggaaggtgaaggagtggctgCACTTTCACAAGAACCCACGCCTGTGGAGAACTAA